The following coding sequences are from one Triticum aestivum cultivar Chinese Spring chromosome 5A, IWGSC CS RefSeq v2.1, whole genome shotgun sequence window:
- the LOC123103151 gene encoding cytochrome P450 714C3, giving the protein MLHTCTSWKPQAWKPAHMSHAFGHEPRKSSQQQTEALASVPAHQARLHSIAHRRALFCLCNVLWLRPEKTRKRLRRQGVKGPKPTLLDGNAKEMKRIRHELKPMKKQDSNNYISTLFPHILVWKEIYGSVFLYSSGGREILHVSQPDMVKDIDHWTPSELGKPNYLKKTRKALLGGGLFTVNGDEWAYQRKTMAPEFFMDKIKGMIQLIEDATAPLLEAWENILDSAGGSTEIVVDDYVRNISADVIARACFGSSFAKGEEIFCMLRKLQKAISQQDAFVGLSALWKHLPTKSNREIRNLVERVRLLILELAKDNGNESGAENEATHNGLLRAIIKGSHGAGHGGTAEDFIVGNCKTIYFAGHESTAVTAIWCLMLLAKHPEWQERARVEALEVCHARSTLDVDALHRLKILTMVIQETLRLYPPASLMMREALTDIKIGDLDVPRGTIVQVTRSMLHLDKEAWGPDADEFRPGRFANGVAGACKPAHMYTPFGLGSRTCIGQNLAMTELKVVLARLLSRFAFSPSPTYRHAPVFRLTIEPGFGMPLVVKKL; this is encoded by the exons ATGTTGCACACTTGTACCTCATGGAAGCCTCAAGCGTGGAAGCCAGCGCATATGTCACACGCATTCGGGCATGAGCCAAGGAAAAGCTCACAGCAGCAAACCGAAGCTCTAGCAAGCGTGCCAGCTCACCAAGCTCGCCTTCACTCCATCGCTCATCGCCGAG CTTTGTTTTGCTTGTGTAACGTCCTATGGCTAAGACCGGAGAAGACAAGGAAGAGGTTGAGAAGGCAAGGAGTGAAGGGTCCCAAGCCTACTTTGCTTGATGGCAACGCCAAAGAGATGAAGCGTATCCGACATGAGCTCAAGCCTATGAAGAAGCAAGACAGCAACAACTACATCTCCACCCTCTTCCCTCACATCCTTGTCTGGAAGGAAATTTATG GCTCTGTGTTCCTTTACTCGTCAGGAGGTCGGGAGATATTGCATGTTTCTCAGCCAGACATGGTAAAGGACATAGACCACTGGACACCATCAGAGCTCGGGAAGCCTAATTATCTGAAGAAAACTCGAAAAGCCCTTCTAGGGGGAGGGTTATTTACGGTGAATGGTGACGAATGGGCCTATCAGAGGAAGACCATGGCGCCAGAGTTCTTCATGGACAAGATCAAG GGTATGATACAGCTGATTGAAGATGCAACTGCTCCGCTGCTAGAAGCATGGGAGAACATTCTCGACAGTGCAGGAGGTAGCACAGAGATAGTTGTCGATGATTATGTGCGGAACATCTCAGCAGATGTAATCGCCAGGGCTTGCTTCGGGAGTAGCTTCGCAAAAGGAGAAGAGATATTCTGCATGCTCAGGAAGCTTCAAAAGGCGATTTCTCAACAGGATGCATTTGTTGGACTCTCTGCACTGTG GAAGCATCTGCCTACCAAGAGCAACCGAGAGATACGGAATCTGGTTGAGAGAGTCAGGCTACTGATCTTGGAACTGGCAAAGGACAACGGGAACGAGAGTGGAGCTGAGAATGAGGCAACTCATAACGGTCTTCTGCGTGCGATCATCAAAGGCTCCCATGGTGCTGGCCATGGCGGCACTGCCGAGGACTTCATCGTTGGCAACTGCAAGACCATATACTTTGCAGGGCACGAGAGCACGGCGGTCACCGCCATTTGGTGCCTGATGTTACTGGCCAAACACCCGGAGTGGCAGGAGCGCGCCCGTGTCGAGGCGCTGGAGGTTTGCCATGCGAGGAGCACGTTGGACGTCGACGCCCTCCACCGACTGAAAATT CTGACGATGGTGATCCAAGAAACTCTCCGTCTGTACCCACCGGCGTCGCTGATGATGCGTGAAGCCCTGACGGACATAAAGATCGGCGACCTGGATGTGCCCCGCGGAACGATCGTCCAGGTGACCAGATCGATGCTGCACCTGGACAAGGAAgcctggggccccgacgccgacgAGTTCCGCCCGGGCCGGTTTGCCAACGGTGTGGCTGGGGCGTGCAAGCCGGCGCACATGTACACGCCATTTGGGCTCGGCTCCAGGACCTGCATCGGGCAGAACCTGGCGATGACGGAGCTGAAGGTGGTGCTGGCGCGCCTGCTGAGCAGGTTCGCCTTCTCGCCGTCGCCGACGTACCGCCACGCGCCGGTGTTCCGGCTGACCATCGAGCCAGGGTTCGGCATGCCATTGGTGGTGAAGAAGCTGTGA